The following coding sequences are from one Maniola jurtina chromosome 14, ilManJurt1.1, whole genome shotgun sequence window:
- the LOC123872041 gene encoding uncharacterized protein LOC123872041, translating to MWIYVSIPLLVCLNTVISRDIGKSLSMKTSPYITNSLVNLGKMDISFHFNAHPEDLLSRSKQRSHGSSSFFSPKLEPVIEEPCPCSSLTYLKDSSQNHPTDLLNRILSGNDLFSSKEPSSSPLCCDSHEHVQEDILFEFGPKQSQMIIKPQPSSFNSFSLLPFLLENYKQRPTLPTVSANPKAVEIFFFPKKRGILPMDYEKPTANKNKEDKVNIKIVGDREIRNDFKAMKFVPPLPSSVKKDLALQEKNKSATKNVEEVPKTVTDRHLNTVV from the exons ATGTGGATTTACGTCTCCATCCCGTTATTGGTTTGCTTGAATACTGTCATTTCACGGGATATTGGTAAAAGCCTGAGTATGAAGACTTCGCCTTACATCACTAATTCTTTGGTTAATCTTGGAAAAATGgatatttcttttcattttaatgCTCATCCAGAAG ATTTGCTATCAAGATCTAAACAACGGAGTCACGGGTCTAGTTCTTTCTTTTCTCCTAAATTAGAACCCGTTATAGAAGAACCTTGCCCTTGCTCTAGCCTAACATATCTCAAGGATTCCTCCCAAAACCATCCAACTGACTTGCTGAACAGAATCCTATCTGGCAATGATTTATTCTCTTCCAAAGAGCCCTCTTCTTCTCCACTATGCTGTGACTCTCATGAACATGTTCAagaagatattttatttgagtTTGGTCCTAAACAAAGCCAAATGATCATCAAACCACAACCATCTAGTTTCAATTCATTCTCATTGTTACCATTTTTGCTTGAGAACTACAAACAAAGACCAACCTTGCCAACTGTATCGGCTAATCCAAAAGCTGTTGAGATATTTTTCTTTCCGAAAAAGCGAGGAATTTTACCAATGGACTACGAAAAACCCACAGCTAATAAAAACAAGGAAGATAaagttaatataaaaattgttgGAGACAGGGAGATTAGAAATGATTTCAAGGCGATGAAATTCGTCCCGCCGCTTCCATCTTCGGTCAAAAAAGATTTGGCTTTGCAGGAGAAAAATAAGTCTGCGACTAAAAATGTAGAGGAGGTACCAAAAACAGTTACCGACAGACATCTTAATACTGTGGTATGA
- the LOC123872042 gene encoding uncharacterized protein LOC123872042, whose amino-acid sequence MPLTYSRFAILILLSNIIFGNGAPNSTSDSPTDVAKAISDPKRRNDLVDEAFMEQKDILLDMLEAKLKEVRDKKNRRVGRTENTAVGEFNKCELLPDDVDLKLQASGIVAVGETDVLLRFGDSGNKTLNMNASGISNVGKTNLKLEIGDGTVNIPGLQNLLSGSSFLRALCENRNAADPKLEPSQPPELPKIVDISNDDRRSKGSSNKTNSTPTSVNSVNNSTSITSDNKSPTTVVSVQNEIRQGVPEANVQNAIPILNRL is encoded by the exons ATGCCACTCACGTATTCCAGATTCGCTATTTTG ATATTACTGAGCAATATAATTTTCGGCAATGGCGCACCGAATAGCACCAGCGACTCTCCGACAGACGTTGCAAAGGCAATATCGGATCCGAAACGAAGAAACGATCTGGTCGATGAAGCGTTTATGGAACAGAAGGATATTTTATTGGATATG CTGGAAGCTAAGTTAAAAGAGGTACGTGATAAAAAGAATAGAAGAGTTGGTCGAACAGAAAACACTGCAGTTGGGGAGTTCAATAAATGTGAATTATTGCCGGACGATGTAGACTTAAAGTTGCAAGCCAGTGGGATAGTAGCAGTTGGGGAAACAGATGTGCTACTGCGATTTGGAGATTCCG GTAATAAGACGTTGAATATGAATGCTTCAGGAATATCTAATGTTGGGAAAACTAATCTTAAGCTAGAAATCGGTGATGGCACTGTCAATATACCCGGACTTCAAAATTTACTCTCGG GTTCATCATTTCTCCGTGCTTTATGTGAAAACCGAAATGCAGCCGacccaaaactagaaccatCACAACCGCCAGAATTACCCAAAATCGTTGACATTTCAAACGACGACCGTAGAAGTAAAGGGTCTAGTAATAAAACTAATTCAACTCCTACAAGTGTTAATAGTGTTAATAATTCTACTTCTATTACAAGTGACAATAAATCACCAACAACGGTTGTATCTGTACAAAATGAGATCAGGCAAGGTGTTCCCGAAGCAAATGTTCAAAATGCGATTCCAATATTAAATCGATTGTAA